Part of the Gemmatimonadota bacterium genome is shown below.
GCACCACGAGCACGGCGCCGTCGCCCGCGCCATGCCGCGGGAGGACCACCGTCATGCTGTCGCCGGGAATCCATCCCTCCGCCGATCGCTGGTCCTCGATGATCCCAACGACGGTGAACAGTGGATCGGTCCGCGTCAGGCGGAGCCGACGGCCGACAGCGTCTCCGGCGGGCCAGAGGCGGCGGGCGCTCGTGGCGGTGAGCATCACCCTCGCGCAGCGCGGTGTCGCGCGCTGCGACACGCCCGGCGGAGGCGCGTCCCCACGGTCTGGCAGGTAGGCCGAGTCGACCGACAGCGTGAGCACGAAGCGTTCCTGTGACGCCACCGGTGCGCGTCGCCCTCACGGAGGATCTCGCAGAGGCAGCCGCCGAACCCCGGGGCGCCGTCGGCCAGGGCCGCGGCCACGACACCGGGATGCGCACGCACGCGCTCTAGCACCGGCGCCACGCGTGCGTCGATGGCAGCGCTGTCGACGATACCCGGTACGCGTTGCAGCTGGATAGTGAGCAGCGGCGCAACGTCGTAGCCCAATCGCATGCGCGACAGCGTCCATGCCGACTGCACGAGGATAACGCCACCCACCACCAGCGCCACCGATCCGGCGACCTGCAGGAAGGCCAGCGAACGACGCACCTGCTGGCCGGCGCGCCCGGCCGAGATTGGCGACGTTCAGGCACCCGATCACCAGCACCAGGACGACGGCAGCGAGCATCACCTGCAACACGCGCCGTGTCTCCGATCCGGCGCGATCGAGCAGCGGGTCGATCATGGGGACGAGCGAGCGCATCGGGTCGCGTTCACCCAGGCGCGCCTTGGCGGCGGCGACATCGCGCGTGACCTGCGCCAGCGTCGCCCCGGGGCGCAGGACGCCGAGGGCCGCGAGGTAGTTGTCACTGCGCGCCGGAGGTGCGGGAGCCAGAGCTCGGCACGCGGGATAAGCGCGAAGACCGAGGGATCGAAGAGGCGCGGCATCACGCCGATGATGGCGTAGCTGCGCCCGTCAAGCGTGACCGTCTCGCCAATGGCCGACGCGCGCCCGCCGAAGTCGCGCTGCCAGGTGTGCCAGGCAAGCATCGCGACGGGGGCCCCGCCCGTGCCTTCCTCGTCAGGCGCAAAGCTCCGTCCGAGCGCCGGCGCGACGTGCAGGAACTGCAGCAGCCCTCGCGACACCAACCCCACGTCGATCGTCGCCGGAGCGCGCCTCCGCGCACTGTGCGCTTGCGCGCCGCGGCGATCGTCTCGATGCGTTCGAGCGACGGCGTTGCCTCGCGCGCCGCCTCGAGCACGGTGGGGTTCATCGAGACGCGAATCGAGCCATCGCGCGAGGCAAGGCTCACGACGACGAGCCGCTCCACGCCCGGATATGGGAGCGGAGCGATGAGCATCCGCCGCATCACGCTCGCGAGGGCCACCGTGGCCCCGATGCCGACGCCGAGGGTGGCGACGGTGGTGAGCGTGAAGAGCGGGCGCGCAGCGTGCGACGCACGGCGTACGCGACGTCCGCCCGCAGCGCCCCGCAGCGTCGCGCCATTGCGACCGGCGCTGCGCGCGATGCTCCGTCTGGCGCAGCGCGCGGCGGGCCGCGTCGACGTCACCGAACCGCGCGCGGGCCTCGCGCGCCGCTTTCGTCGGCGCTGCGCCCATACGATCGCAGTTCCTGTTCGCGCATTTCGAGGTGGAAGCGCAGCTCGTCGTCCACGTCGCGCGCGATCTGCGCCTGCGTGCGCGTGGGCCAGCGCAGGAGACG
Proteins encoded:
- a CDS encoding ABC transporter permease is translated as MSRGLLQFLHVAPALGRSFAPDEEGTGGAPVAMLAWHTWQRDFGGRASAIGETVTLDGRSYAIIGVMPRLFDPSVFALIPRAELWLPHLRRAVTTTSRPSASCAPGRRWRRSRAMSPPPRRAWVNATRCARSSP